A stretch of bacterium DNA encodes these proteins:
- a CDS encoding hydroxyacid dehydrogenase produces MAVYFFEVEPWEERYLKKEFPRAKFYSSKLTSRKLKDCQNAEVISTFIYSKVNAQKLEKLPKLKLIATRSTGFDHIDIEACQKKGVKVSNVPTYGENTVAEHAFALILALSRKIVPSVERARMGDFNLSGLRGFDLKDKTIGVLGTGNIGAHIVRIAYGFEMKILAYDLQPNSELVKKYGVSYTSSLKELFRRSDIITLHLPLNKHTYHLVDKEILAETKKGAYLINTARGGLIDSEALVWALEENILAGAGLDVLEEEPLIKEERELLHKNLELSAMRDILADQILLRHPKVIVTPHNAFNSSEALERILKTTIKNIRAFLKGRAINVVSK; encoded by the coding sequence ATGGCTGTATATTTTTTTGAGGTTGAGCCGTGGGAAGAACGTTATCTAAAAAAAGAGTTTCCTAGAGCAAAATTTTATTCTTCTAAATTGACCTCCCGTAAGTTAAAAGATTGTCAAAACGCAGAGGTTATTTCCACTTTTATTTACTCCAAGGTTAATGCTCAAAAATTAGAAAAGTTGCCAAAATTAAAACTTATTGCTACTCGTTCCACAGGCTTTGACCATATTGATATTGAGGCTTGTCAAAAAAAGGGTGTTAAAGTAAGCAATGTCCCCACTTATGGGGAAAATACAGTGGCTGAACACGCTTTTGCTTTGATTCTGGCTTTGTCCCGCAAAATTGTGCCCTCAGTAGAGAGGGCTAGAATGGGAGATTTTAACCTCTCTGGTCTTAGGGGTTTTGATCTTAAAGATAAAACTATTGGTGTTTTAGGTACAGGTAATATTGGCGCCCATATAGTGCGGATTGCTTATGGGTTTGAAATGAAAATTTTGGCTTATGATCTTCAGCCAAACTCAGAGCTTGTTAAAAAATACGGGGTTTCTTATACATCCTCTTTAAAAGAGCTTTTCCGCCGTTCTGATATTATCACTCTTCATTTGCCTCTTAACAAGCACACCTATCATTTGGTGGATAAAGAGATTTTGGCAGAAACAAAGAAAGGTGCTTACTTAATTAACACTGCACGAGGAGGTTTAATTGATTCAGAAGCTTTGGTTTGGGCTTTGGAGGAGAATATTTTAGCTGGCGCTGGTTTAGATGTTTTAGAAGAAGAGCCTCTTATTAAGGAGGAAAGGGAACTTTTGCACAAAAACTTAGAGCTTTCAGCAATGAGAGATATTTTGGCAGACCAAATTCTTTTACGCCATCCTAAAGTTATTGTTACCCCTCATAATGCTTTTAACAGCAGTGAAGCTTTGGAGAGGATTTTAAAAACCACAATAAAGAATATCCGCGCCTTTTTAAAAGGCAGAGCAATTAATGTGGTCTCTAAATAG